Proteins encoded in a region of the Manis javanica isolate MJ-LG chromosome 15, MJ_LKY, whole genome shotgun sequence genome:
- the OAS1 gene encoding LOW QUALITY PROTEIN: 2'-5'-oligoadenylate synthase 1 (The sequence of the model RefSeq protein was modified relative to this genomic sequence to represent the inferred CDS: deleted 1 base in 1 codon; substituted 1 base at 1 genomic stop codon), translating into MGQLRDIPATHLDKYIEDQLLPDMHFRVQVNQAIDIISSFLKERCFQSAAHSVRVSKVVKGGSXGKGTSLRGRSDADLVVFLSPPTSFQEQLQHRGEFVREIRRQLEACQREKKFDVLFEVQNPRWEKPRALSFMLRSPRIQEGVEFDILPAFDVLGQLTSDYRPDPQIYVRLMQESQRLGRGGEFSTCFTELQRAFLKQRPTKVKSLVRLVKRWYQECKKELGKPLPPQYALELLTIYAWEKGSMDTEFITAQGFLTVLKLVLNYQQLCIYWTKYYTLEDPFIKRYVMAQLGKPRPIILNPADPTGNVAGGEPNSWPRLAQKARAWLSYPCFKKWDGSSVGSWDVQPKDNLCSIS; encoded by the exons ATGGGGCAGCTCAGAGACATCCCAGCCACACATCTGGACAAATATATCGAAGACCAGCTCCTGCCAGACATGCATTTCCGCGTGCAGGTGAACCAAGCCATTGACATCATCTCCAGTTTCCTGAAGGAGAGGTGTTTCCAAAGTGCTGCGCACTCTGTCCGGGTGTCGAAAGTTGTGAAG GGTGGCTCCTAAGGCAAAGGCACGTCCCTCAGAGGCCGATCTGATGCCGACCTCGTCGTCTTTCTCAGCCCCCCTACAAGTTTTCAGGAGCAGCTTCAGCACCGAGGAGAGTTCGTCAGGGAAATTAGGAGACAGCTGGAAGCCTGTCAACGAGAGAAAAAGTTTGATGTGCTGTTTGAGGTCCAGAATCCGCGATGGGAGAAGCCCCGTGCACTGAGCTTCATGCTCAGGTCC CCCCGTATCCAGGAGGGGGTGGAGTTTGACATCCTGCCTGCCTTTGATGTCCTGG GTCAGTTGACCAGCGACTACAGACCTGACCCCCAAATCTACGTCCGGCTCATGCAAGAGAGCCAACGCCTGGGGAGAGGAGGTGAGTTCTCCACCTGCTTCACGGAGCTGCAGCGAGCCTTCCTCAAGCAGCGTCCCACCAAGGTGAAGAGTCTCGTCCGCCTGGTCAAGCGCTGGTACCAAGAG TGTAAAAAGGAGCTTGGGAAGCCACTGCCGCCTCAGTATGCCCTGGAGCTCCTGACAATCTACGCTTGGGAGAAAGGAAGCATGGACACAGAATTCATCACCGCACAGGGATTTCTGACCGTGTTGAAACTAGTCCTGAACTACCAGCAGCTTTGCATCTACTGGACAAAGTATTACACCTTGGAAGACCCTTTTATTAAACGCTACGTGATGGCACAGCTTGGGAAACCCAG GCCTATAATTCTGAACCCGGCTGACCCTACAGGAAATGTGGCTGGTGGAGAACCAAACAGCTGGCCGCGGCTGGCACAAAAGGCCAGAGCCTGGCTGAGTTATCCCTGCTTTAAGAAATGGGATGGGTCTTCAGTGGGCTCCTGGGACGTGCAG CCCAAAGACAACCTCTGCTCCATATCATGA